The stretch of DNA gatatattgatggaatatgattagaactagattagaatcacttacccaaagcttgtagatgaaaatcctctctccaaatcacctcctaccgagtctagggttaaaaaatgagagaatgagagaacATATCCCGACTTTCAGCCATTATCTTCAGTTGCTtagcgaaccctcgcaattgtgaAGAAAATCTCGCAATTTTGGAACTAACAGTCCTAGGaagctcttcgcaaatgcgaagatgggtTTGCAATTGTGAACCATGTTGTCCTCGCAAAAGCGAAGAAGACCATCACAACTGCGAACCTAGACCAACCCAAgacctcttcgcaaatgcgaccaaggcatcacaattgcgataccTATGGGTTCTTTGCTAAGGTCGCAAATATGACCCTGGTGTTTGCAATTgtgacaccagaggcaccacacACAAGAGTTTGCAAATTTCAGTCCAAAACACTCTggaacatgtccgaaactcatccgagccatcgAGGCTTCAACCCAAACCTCCacaaaagtttaaaaatatcatacgaactcggtcGTGTGATCAAAccataaaaataacatctaaaactatgaatcaaacACTAAtacacatgaatttcaaagtgaagttcaagaatttctaaagttacaactaaacgtccgattctatcaaatcaagtccaaacgacaccaaattttgcagacaagttcttaATACCATAACGGGCCTATTCAAAGTCTCACAATCAAATTCCAAGCTCGAtggctaaaagtcaacctacggtcaacttttcaacttcaaattgataAATTTTGGAAATTCAacaaaatcaacctacggacttttgaaatcaactccgggcatacgcccatgtccgaaatcacaatacgaagctatcagagtcATCAAAATACAGTtttggggtcgttttcacaaaagttaaagtttggtcaacatttataattcaaacttctaagtcaagaatcaaggggtccaaatcaacccgaaagcttaccagaacgaaactaaccaacctcGCAAGTCATacaatcataaacacacatgtgtgaagcataaaaaagGGGTAACAGGATgtaattacacaaaatgactgatcaggtggttacattctccccatcttaaaacaaatattcatcctcgaacgtgcataagaacatacctgaagtggtgaatagatgaggatactGACTCCGCATGTCGTGCTTGGGTCACCTCCCTAATTGGATGACCCCACCATTCAACCTTCACTAAATCAATGTTCTGTGATCTTAACTTTCGGACCCGTCCGTCTAGGATAGCCACAGGTTTCTCAATGTAAGTCAAATCCTCGTCCAATTGTACTGTGGTGAAGTCTAAAACATAAGGCgggtcaccataatacttctggagcatagaaatatggaacacCTGATGAACcacagataaactaggtggcaatgcaagcttgtagtcCACCTtaccaatcctctcaaggatctcaaaaggtctgatatacctagggctcaacttgcccttcttcccgaacctcataacacccttcatgggtgaaacctggagcaagactcactttccaaccatgaatgcagcaTCGCAAACCTttcaatccgcataactcttctgtctagattgggatgtacgaagccgatcctggatcatctcgaccttctccaaggcatctcgaatcAAATCAGTGCCTAATATCTTAGCTTCTcctggctcgaaccacccaagTAGAAAACGACATTGTCTCCTATATagggcctcatacggagccatctgaatacttgattggtagctgttgttgtaggcaaactacgCAAgcagtaagaactgatcccaagaaccctcgaaatccataacacatgcacaaagcatatgccccaatatctgaatggtgcgctcggactgtccgtccgtttggGGGTTAATATTGtattcaactcaacccgtgtgcctagatCATGCTGAACGGCTCTCCAGAaacgtgatgtaaactgcgtaccccagtcaggaTGATGGATATCGGCACGCCATGAACTCGGACAATCTCATGGATATAgatttgagccagctgctctgaagaataggtagtcactaccagaatgaaatgagtcgacttggtcaaccCATCCACAATCAAGCATcatcaaatttcttctgagtctatgtgagcccaacaatgaaatccatggtgatacgctcccatttccgctcaggaatctcaagtctctgaagcaaaccacccggccGCTGATGCTCAGACTTCACCTACtgataatttaggcaccaagatacatactccactgtgtgtttcttcatcctcctctaccaataatattgtctcaagttctgatacatcttagcagcacccagatgaatggaatactgcaaactattggcctcctgaagaatcaactcacacaacccatctacattgggcacacataattgGCCCTGCATCTACAACAcattgtcatctccaatagtaacctcatTGGCATCATTGTATTGAACCATGCACTTGAGGACATGCAAacgagggtcgtcatactgactcTCTCTCAtatgatcatatagagaagaccgaaaAATCATGCAAGCAAGAACTCgattgggctccgaaacatccaatctaacaaattggttggctAAGGCATGAACATTCAATagtaatggcctctctgctgccggtagatatgctaaactacccaaactctctgcctttcaactcaaggcactgaccaccacattggccttcccgggatgatatagaatggtgatatcatagtccttaagcaataAAAACCACCTCCGTTTcctcaagttaagatctttctacttgaacagatgttgtagactctggcgGTCGgtaagacctcacaagggacaccgtacagataatgccgccaaatcttcaatgcataaacaatggttgccaactccaaGCCGTGTACCGGATACtttttctcatgggtcttcaggtgtctagacgcgtaggcaatcaccctaccgtcctgcatcaacatcaTGCCAAGGAAAACACGtaacgcatcacaatacacagtataagaccccgagcccataggcaacaccaacactgggactgtagtcaaagtagtcttcagcttttgaaagctcgcctcacactcctcggaccatctgaaaggagcacctttCTTGgttaatctggtcataggtgcaacaatagatgagaaaccctctacgaaacgatGATAATACCcgaccaaaccaaggaaactccagatctcagtGGCTGAAGacagtttgggccaactctgcactactttaatcttcttcgtatctaccttgatcccctcactcgacaccacatgacccaaaaataccacCGAATCAAGCgataattcacactttgaaaattttgaatacaatttcttctctctcaaggtccgGAGCACGAttctcaagtgttgctcatgatcttcccgactgtgggagtacaccaagatgtcgttaataaacacaatgacgaatgaatcaagattaggctggaatacattgttcatcaggtgcataaatgctgctggggcattggtcagcccaaatgacatcacaaggaactcataatgaccataccggtcctaaaggcagtctttggaatatctggatcctgaatcttcaactgatgataacctgaccataaatcaatctttgagaacactttggcaccctgtagctgatcaaataagtcatcaatgtgtggAAATGGACCCATGTTCTTCAccgtaactttgttcaactactgataatcagtacacatgcgcatagaaccatctttcttcttcagaaacaagactggagcaccccaaggcgacatgcTAGGCCGAATGAAAACCTTGTCAAGCAACTATTGtagctgctcctttaactccttcaactctactaGGGCCATatgatatagtggaatagaaataggctgagtgaccggcaacaagtcaataacaaaatcaatatccctatcggacgGCATGGTCGGAAGATCtgttggaaatacatctggaaagtctctcactaccgtaattgactcaacggtaggagtatcagcagtaacatccctcacaaaggctagataagcatcacaccctttctcaaccatcaactgagcctttagaaatgatatagccctgctaggaacataatctaacgcaccctccactctaatcatggtaaacctggcatagccagtgtcacagtcttagcgtgacaatctagaatagcatgatacggcaacaaccagtccatgcccaagataacatcaatgtAAATCCTACTAAGcaataatagatcaactctggtcttaaaaccaccaataacaactaaacatgaccgatacacatgacccacaataatagaatctcccactgacgtggacacataaacacgagaactcaaagaatcacatgatatacccaaatacggaacaaagtaagatgacacatatgaataagtggatcccggatcaaaGAAGACTGATCCATCTCTTTGGAAAACcagaaccatacctgtaatgactgtgTATGAAGCGAATGCCTCCGTCCTTCCAAGAAAAGAATAGAATTtgtcctggcctccccctctagggcgacctctacccgctCGTCGCCCACTCTTAGCTAGCTATGAGGGTGAAACGGTAACTGAGGTAGGAATCATGGCCTGGGAAGCTTGCGGACCTGACTGAATTCgtagagcctgagtagtctgtggaggtgcacccctcctgagtctggggaagTCTCTAACCATGTAgagggtatcaccacactcaaagtaAGCTCTTGGTAGGCGTGGTTGATGGTATTGACTCGAGTTTGGTCAGTTGGACTGATTGTTGAAGGCACCCCGtataggaggtgcactagaaagtggctgagcaaaatAGGCAACCTGAGATCTCAGAATAACCGAAGCACctctagaagctggaagtgctgaatgaactggacaTCTCACATAGCCTATATCATGATGGTTTGTAGCTGCAGCGTGACCACCACTAAATTCTCCTGtaccacgagacctcttggcctttcTATCCTCTCTCTCACAGCCctacataccctccaacctccatgCAATCTCTACCACATGCTAATATGGGGTATATGTATCCAACTCTCGATCCATGATGaacctaataccatagttgagcccctagATGAATCgacagactcgctctctaactgtagaaaccaaggcagctacatgtctggacaaatcactgaatctgacTTCATACtatgacactgtcatagtaccctggcgcaaCTACTCGAACTCCACACGCCATACATCCCTAAGGGTCTTAGGaataaactctctcaagaacaacttcaaaaatcgagtccatgtaagtgaagctgcatcggctggtctaccctcctcgtaaacccgccaccactgatatgctgctcctaacagctggaatgtagtaaaagcaacccaactcttctccacaatacccatggtgcggaaaaTACGGtagcactcctcaagaaaaccatgtgcatcctctgaagccaaatcgctgaaagtaggagggtgatacttcttgaacctctcaagtctaagttgctTCTCCTAAAATATTACTGCCCTAACTATGGGCTGAACCGGAATACCAAGTTGTACTAGTATAACCTCTGGGACATGATCAACCTAGACCCgatgctctggggtacgggccgcAGAAGTCTAAGCttctcccctagcctgagatgtggctggtgcaagtggaatcaaccatgCCTAAGCTAagataccaaacatgctcaagaaatATGTGATGGTCTCCTGAAGTGCTAGGGTGGAAACATGCACCTTGGTGCCTGTCACTCAACTAGagatactggtggctcctctgtcacAGCTCAGAAAGGTGCTCTGGCagcaccacgtgcccctcctcagCCTCTGCCCTGACCCTGGCCCATCGTGACACTAGCAGGGGATGCAGGTGTCTGATCGTCAGATccagcagtgcgtgtcctcaccaaaTGTGacagaatagaaagtcaaagatttagtttttgaagtcaaccaattcgcaggataaggaatcaaagaagtgaagctttcctaatagttttgtagcctctcgaagataattacacgcgtctctgtatcgatcatactaaacctacttatgacttgtaacacctatgaacctagagctctgataccaactagtcacgaccctaatttccctccataggatgtcgtgatagcacctagtctctatgactgggtaagcctaacatttactaatAACATGACAAAAATAATTGACAGAATACTAAAACAAGGCTGAATAACTGAAATAAATTTCCGAAAACATAATCAATAACAATAACTTCCCAAGACTGGTGGAATTGAGTCATTAGCTCTACAAAGTAAGCTAAAGTATCTAGTACATCACTAtctgaatgaaaaatacaaaagtGGTAAAGAATAAAGGAAGgtaactccgaggcctgcggacatcCGAGGAGacatatcttgaagtctccgtaaGCAACTAACTGATGATCACTAACAACCTGCACAAGTAGACGTACCTAGATATGCACAAacaatatgcagaagcgtagtatgattacaccacaacggtacccaaaaAGTATCAAGCGTAACCTCGGTAGAGTTGTGATGATGtcgggtcaagacacctactaggatataaataaacaatACAAAAAtgtaataaggataaataatggaaGGTGGAGAAATAACTTATACAAAACAAGTGAATAGCATCAACTAGTACCGAAATTGTAAGCATGGAAATAAAATAAGGAAATCAAttaaagagaaccacaatgatcatatacggacaaaaactgatagaacaaggaagaacaaaacaataAGAAGTGTTCTCACcaaaactctttgcaacatgagataaatAACCAGAATCACAAcgcctcgtgtacaataagaattacaaccgaggtaccgcctcgtattcttGTTTTATACTTTCTACCATAATCTTTCGTTATACcatcgcgtgagccttacatttaaaataggttttgaaagcagtttttctgaaatagctacacgcactttagcctacTTTATGATGTCGCGTGGCTTCACGTAATTCctctacaagcaacacgcacataagtcccacttTATGCCgccacatgcacattaaccccaagccttataccaccgtatgtgcgtcaatatcacatcacaataacaactcgcaccacaagtgcccatttATCACAACTTggcaacaatcaacaatatcaatgtttccacaacaatatcccatggctccaccacaatgtatacaaggatatcaacaacaacaatgaatgtaaaattctcaacaaggaatatgtctcaacaataacaattttgcctcaatgtgataacggctttcgcaacttcaacaccaacaactcaacaatgagagagataatgtataaccatCATATTAAATGAGAATActcacaatgaaagagataacgtgcaacaatgacttcaaataatagaAATCAACAACGAAGGAGGtagcatgaacaataacttcaaggaatgaaaatcaataatgaaagagataacatgaacgataacttcaaataatgataatcaataatgaaatAAATAACATGAAACAATAATAGAGGCAACAAGTTTAGTTAAAGCATGAGAGAAATTTACCaattaggatgtagaacaagtattAACGAAATCACTTATGGCATGTAAGGATatactaacacaagtaagaatatattgactatgagaatttagaacataatatgacaattaaattaaggcatggaaagagtctaagtagtctaaactggtcaaataccacgtacaacatgtgtacccactcgtcaccttgcatacacgactttcacatagcaTAAGTGGATCAAACAATATCAATCCTAAGgtgtagttcccccacacaaagttacgcaagatacttacctcaactaagcCAATTCAACTCCCAGAAATAGATTTTCCCCTAAATTTTACCTccacacgactcaaatctaaccaaaatcgatttaatatcatcaaacaattcaagaaaaatcaatttcactagataaagctatgatctttacacttttcccaacaagtcaacaaaagttaacatggggctcgcccggtcaaaacatGGGTCCAGCTGTatattccgactacccatgaccccatgagtttatatatgtgattagttctaaatttcgagtccaaatcgactctccaaactcaaattcttatttttcaaaaacacgacaaagtttcacaaattttcacttcgATTCACATGCTTTTGATGTTAAAacctaagatatattgatggaatatgattagaaattgATTAGAATAACTTatccaaagtttgtagatgaaaataccCTCTCCAAATCGTCTCCTACCGAGTCAAGGCAGCAGTTTTGAGATCCTTCAGCTGtagtcatcgcaattgcgatataggctcgcaaatgcgaaccctcgcaattgcgaagaaaatctcgcaattgTAGC from Nicotiana tomentosiformis chromosome 11, ASM39032v3, whole genome shotgun sequence encodes:
- the LOC138901100 gene encoding uncharacterized protein, whose amino-acid sequence is MKGVMRFGKKGKLSPRYIRPFEILERIGKVDYKLALPPSLSVVHQVFHISMLQKYYGDPPYVLDFTTVQLDEDLTYIEKPVAILDGRVRKLRSQNIDLVKVEWWGHPIREVTQARHAESVSSSIHHFR